One genomic region from Candidatus Nitrosopumilus koreensis AR1 encodes:
- a CDS encoding pyridoxamine 5'-phosphate oxidase family protein produces the protein MGRLEIKSYEKIKEFLSEEHVGRIASIDENGYPQIIPMNFAFVNDSIYMHSYTRGEKLDNISRNQKVGFEVDRELEFLPSYFSHPTDASQADTLYISVVIKGKAVFVEDDDEKALGLNGLMEKYQPEGNYIPIKNNDLVLDEVAVIKIIPESIKGKYKIGQHLRSDSRLILAKKILERNSPSSKQTLKIMGFEETPDGLKMVDEPVW, from the coding sequence GTGGGCCGTCTTGAGATAAAGTCTTATGAAAAAATAAAGGAATTTCTTTCTGAAGAACATGTTGGTCGTATAGCAAGCATTGATGAGAACGGCTATCCTCAAATAATTCCTATGAATTTTGCATTTGTTAATGACTCAATTTACATGCATTCGTATACTAGAGGAGAAAAATTAGATAATATTTCACGAAATCAAAAAGTCGGATTCGAAGTAGATAGGGAACTGGAATTTTTACCGTCATATTTTTCACACCCTACTGATGCGTCTCAAGCTGATACTTTGTACATTAGTGTAGTAATCAAGGGAAAAGCAGTTTTTGTTGAAGATGATGATGAAAAGGCTCTTGGACTCAATGGATTAATGGAAAAATATCAGCCTGAAGGCAATTACATTCCAATAAAGAACAATGATTTAGTTTTAGATGAGGTAGCAGTAATCAAAATAATTCCAGAGTCAATTAAAGGAAAATACAAAATTGGACAACATTTAAGGTCTGATTCTAGATTGATTTTGGCCAAAAAAATCCTAGAAAGAAACTCTCCTTCATCTAAACAAACTCTAAAGATAATGGGTTTTGAAGAAACACCCGATGGTCTAAAAATGGTCGATGAACCTGTTTGGTAG
- a CDS encoding LLM class flavin-dependent oxidoreductase, with amino-acid sequence MYLTQNKLKFGIQNGLNVARAGYTEDQILTACMLADKTGYDSIFYMDHTNVPQWKNAIVLDPWVMLSAIAAVTNNVELGTCVTDAIRRHPSNIALAAITLDRVSKGRAILGIGAGEAQNLKEFCIPFEKPVSKWEEQIETIHTLYKSTPDDTVNYDGKYYKLEGACLQAPPIRKPRPPTYMAAGGTRTLALTGKLGDGWLPIGYTPELFEDHAKQIQKSMDENNRTQEEKDNFQYALDIDVYFSEDAEESWARMKEAVKVSLFKPEILRVHGLKEIEGFDFRKYFTEYSMSNQDWIVKMREAATKIPEPVARSSTAVGTPDDIIPTFERFMDAGVNHFVIRFWGKNYFGSIDKFASHVMPALREKAKQ; translated from the coding sequence CCGATAAAACTGGTTATGATTCTATTTTCTATATGGACCACACCAATGTTCCTCAATGGAAAAATGCTATTGTATTAGATCCTTGGGTCATGCTTTCAGCCATTGCTGCAGTTACAAACAATGTTGAACTTGGAACTTGTGTAACTGATGCTATTAGAAGACACCCATCAAACATTGCACTTGCTGCAATTACTCTTGATAGGGTCTCAAAGGGCAGAGCAATTCTTGGAATTGGTGCTGGTGAGGCTCAAAACCTAAAAGAATTTTGCATTCCATTTGAAAAACCAGTTTCAAAATGGGAAGAACAAATTGAAACTATTCATACTTTATACAAATCCACTCCTGATGACACTGTAAACTATGATGGAAAATACTACAAACTTGAAGGTGCATGTCTGCAAGCACCTCCAATTAGAAAACCCCGTCCTCCAACTTACATGGCAGCAGGCGGTACCCGTACACTTGCATTAACAGGAAAACTCGGAGATGGTTGGTTGCCAATCGGTTACACTCCAGAACTCTTTGAAGACCATGCAAAACAAATTCAAAAATCTATGGATGAAAACAATAGAACTCAAGAAGAAAAAGACAACTTCCAATATGCACTTGATATTGATGTCTACTTTTCTGAAGACGCAGAAGAATCCTGGGCAAGAATGAAAGAGGCAGTCAAGGTCAGTTTGTTTAAACCAGAAATTCTTCGTGTTCACGGTCTAAAAGAAATTGAAGGTTTTGACTTTAGAAAATACTTTACAGAATATTCAATGTCTAATCAAGATTGGATTGTAAAGATGAGAGAAGCTGCAACCAAAATACCTGAACCTGTTGCACGTTCTTCAACGGCAGTTGGAACTCCTGATGATATCATTCCAACATTTGAAAGATTCATGGATGCAGGTGTTAATCACTTTGTAATTAGATTCTGGGGTAAGAATTACTTTGGCTCTATTGATAAATTTGCCAGTCATGTAATGCCTGCTCTAAGAGAAAAAGCCAAACAATAA